A stretch of DNA from Dehalobacterium formicoaceticum:
GGACGGGGGAAGCAACCTGGAGCAGTGGGGATCATACTGCAGCCATGGTTAAAGTTATGGCTGAAGGCCCCGGTGCGGAATTATTCCAAGGGGATATGGACAATACGGACATTGCCAGAAATATTGCACAGGTGCTTGATTTAAGCAAACCATTGGTCATTCAGCAAGAAGATGCGGTTACAGGTGCTCCCACCATCTTTACGGTTACCACTATGGGCTTACCGGTAGCTGATGCGAAGATCACAGTAAAGAGCGGCATCAATAATACCTTAACTGTTCTAACGGCCAATGCTAATGGTCAGGCCGGCTACATCTTTGCAAAAGAAGGAAATTATACGGTATCTGCCTCCAAAGGCGGATATACCGATGCCGAGACAATTACCGTAGCCTCTATGAAGCCTGCGGCAGGAGATGCAAGTATCGGCCTTACCATTAAAGACGGAAAACAGCAAACTGTGACGGGAAACCTGAAAGCAGGTCAGCAGTATTATCTGACTTGGGAAGGCAAGAAAAATTCCAACGGTAATCTGTCAGGTCTCAGCATCCTTCAGGTGACCCAAGGTTCTCAACCCCTCTTCCTGAACGCAGCCAAGGGTTTAACAGTGTCTGATGATCAGGAGACGGAATATTCCGTTCTTTTCCAGCCAACCAAAAAGGGGAACATGACCGTGCAAGGCTTTTTCTGGAATGATTGGTCCGGATCTGCCTCCTGGCAGTCATTTGCTAATCCTGTAGAACAGACCATTATTGTTGAATAAAACATTAAGGGGTGGACTGCCTACCCCTTTCCTTTATTTTTTCATGACTTAGCCTGATAGGTATGAAAGTTGCCAACGGATACCCGGACAATACCTTCCAGCCGCAAAAAGAGGTGACGAGAGCAGAATTTGCCAAACTGATCGTGCAGGCACTTAATTTGCCGCTTCTGGAATCCACCCTTTCTTATGCCGATGCAAGTGTGATTCCGGCATGGGCCAAAGGATA
This window harbors:
- a CDS encoding alkaline phosphatase, translating into MAHATPASFAFHVFHRIMFNSIVDEMMAQDMEVVMGGGRDNFQSRKTMNAGKFHDGKSIEDPGDDRDLIAEAKANGYTYAATVDELLGVDARNTDKLLGIFHANNGLVQERNNPPADQPHLSQMTDKGLEVLANEEDGFFLMVEGGQIDWAAHANDLDNTIGETLAFDDAVKAALDFQAKNPDTLVVVTADHETGGLDFDTRTGEATWSSGDHTAAMVKVMAEGPGAELFQGDMDNTDIARNIAQVLDLSKPLVIQQEDAVTGAPTIFTVTTMGLPVADAKITVKSGINNTLTVLTANANGQAGYIFAKEGNYTVSASKGGYTDAETITVASMKPAAGDASIGLTIKDGKQQTVTGNLKAGQQYYLTWEGKKNSNGNLSGLSILQVTQGSQPLFLNAAKGLTVSDDQETEYSVLFQPTKKGNMTVQGFFWNDWSGSASWQSFANPVEQTIIVE